AGCATGGGATAAAGCAACTCCTTTTACATCGGAGTCTATGTTGGAAATTTCATATTTGCCAGTGTCTGGATATGGGAATTGGATGTCAAGAGAGTCAAGAGGGTGGACAAGAGGTACTAATTATTGGGGAAGTGATTCTTCTACTCCTTTGATTGATGAAGGGATTACTGGAGATTTATATGATTTATCTTTTCCATCAACACCAAATGTGGGTACTTATTTGCCAACTCCTCATTTGTATGATGAATTTGAAGATGGAGATGAAAGAAGAGATTTTAATATTATGACGAGGTATGACGATGGAGAAGGGAATACTTATTTGTGTCAGCCAATGTTTAGAAAATTTATGGATTTAGATTACTTGACTGGTGTAGACGGGACTAGTTTCCAATATACTAATAATAATACTATTTTATATCGTTTTGCAGATGCTTTATTGATCTATGCGGAAGCACAAAACGAAGCTGACGGAGCCCCTAATGCGGAAGCTTATGAAGCAGTAAACAAAATTAGGAATAGAGCTGGATTGGCTGATTTGGTTGTTGGATTATCTCAAGAGGATTTCAGAAATGCTTTATGGAAAGAAAGAAGGTGTGAGTTCGCAGGCGAATACAAGCGTAAGTTTGATTTAATTCGTACCAATAGGTTAACGAATTCTACATTGAGTGTAAATTTAGATTGGACACCTGATCAAGATGCAGTTACTACTTTTAGAAATACTTATTCTCTATATACGGGAAGTGTTTTATGGCCAGATCATGAATGGTTATGGCCAATTCCACAATCCCAATTAGATTTGAACATAGAAAATAACTGGGAACAAAATGAAGGTTATTAACTAAAATAATATATACACACTAAATCCCCCTGACTTTTCATTTTTATAAGTAGGGGGGATTTTAGTTAAAAAAAACATTGATAAATAACAAAAAGGTTAATATAAGTTCTATAATATAGTAAGAAACACTATTTGAGCAATAAAATAAAGGAATAGAGAAAGGTCTTTGCCTCATTCTTGTATTAATTTTGCTATGCATTTCAAAAGGAAAGAAATACTGTGTAACAAAAAATAGAAAAACTTAAAAATTAAGAAATGAATTTAAAAACTATAAAAAAGCACCTTATGCTGCTCTTATATGTAATATGTATTTCAAACCCTTCCTTTTCCCAAGATAAAAATCAAAAGGGCATGGAAGAAATGTGGGGAGAAACAAATGTTTCGGTGGATGTATTAAAAAATGGAAAAGCAAAATTCTTTGATGAAAGTAATTTTGGAATGTTTATTCATTGGGGCTTATTCTCGAACCTAGGAGGCGTTTGGGATAATAAAACGTATTATGGTATTGGAGAATGGATTATGAATCCTAGAATGGCTGGAATACCCGTTGAAGATTATAAAAAAATAGCTAATGATTTTAATCCTACAGAGTTTGACGC
The window above is part of the Algibacter sp. L3A6 genome. Proteins encoded here:
- a CDS encoding RagB/SusD family nutrient uptake outer membrane protein is translated as MRVVYSRWWMGIDMYTDDLVSRTAGSSNFNMMALHTTFPSAGLFESTDVYSAWWEGIGRANNVIANVPAIDMDEAEKNLIIGEARALRAFYYYNLVRAFGDVPMVNTAVLTEADFMKPRAAVDDIYNEIIIPDLLFAGEHCSDGLHDGHITKWTAKLILSEVYLTRAGMRRTSQGVFVQGDASNYALASEMAKDVVDNAPNSLNIVASLSAVAYGTAWDKATPFTSESMLEISYLPVSGYGNWMSRESRGWTRGTNYWGSDSSTPLIDEGITGDLYDLSFPSTPNVGTYLPTPHLYDEFEDGDERRDFNIMTRYDDGEGNTYLCQPMFRKFMDLDYLTGVDGTSFQYTNNNTILYRFADALLIYAEAQNEADGAPNAEAYEAVNKIRNRAGLADLVVGLSQEDFRNALWKERRCEFAGEYKRKFDLIRTNRLTNSTLSVNLDWTPDQDAVTTFRNTYSLYTGSVLWPDHEWLWPIPQSQLDLNIENNWEQNEGY